The region ACGACAATCCGTTCCGCGGTCGGGAAGGCGCACTGCCGGAGATCTGGTCCATGGGGCACCGAAACATCCAGGCCGCCGCGATGGAGCCCGGGACGGACCGCTTGTGGACGGTCGAACACGGCGCCCGCGGCGGCGACGAGCTCAACCGGCCGGAAGCCGGGAAGAACTACGGCTGGCCGGTCATCACGTATGGCGTGGACTACTCCGGCGCGAAGATCGGAGAAGGCGTGGCGAAGGAAGGAATGGAGCAGCCGGTCTACTACTGGGACCCTGTCATCGCACCGTCGGGGATGACGTTCTACACGGGGGATGCCTACCCGGGGTGGAAGGGCAGTGCCTTCATCGGTTCCCTGACGCCCGGGCAGCTCGTGCGACTCACGCTCCGGGACGGCAAGGTGGAGCGTGAGGAGCGATACCTCGACGAACTCGGCGAGCGAATCCGGGACGTGGCGCAGGGACCGGATGGGCTCCTCTACGTCATCACCGACAGCGACGACGGGCGGGTCCTGCGCCTGAGGCCTCGCTCGGCAAACTGACGGGGGGAGCTTTTTTTTCAATCCGAGGCGGTCCGCGGGGTCGGACGAGATCTCGCGGCGCGAAGCCTGGTTCCTGCAACTCTTGGTATCCCAGCTACATAGGTCGAGCCACGGAGACTTCGTCCGCACTGACACCGTTCTTGCTAAACACTCGAAGTCTGAGCTAGAGGACGCGGGGACGCAGGAACGGTGTCCCCCAGATCAGGAGGACTTCCATGCGACATGTATCCAACTCCGTTTTCTTGAGGCTGGTGGCCACCGTACTGATCGTGGTTGGCGCCGCCGGATGCTCGTCCGGCGCCCGGAAGGGCGCCGCCGTCGGAGCGGTCGGCGGCGGAGCGGTCGGCGCGGTGATCGGTCACGCCACCGGGAACACGGCGCGCGGCGCGATCATCGGGGCGGTCGTCGGCGGCACTGCCGGCGCGATCATCGGCGACCAGATGGACAAGCAGGCCGAGGAGCTGAAGCAGGACATTCCCGGCGCGACCGTGTCGCGCGTTGGAGAAGGCATCGCGGTGACGTTCGCTTCGGGCCTTCTCTTCGACTTCGATTCCGACATCATCCGAGGTGAGGCGCGCAGCAACCTGAACGCGCTCGCGTCGAACCTGGACAAGTACAAGGAGCGGGACCTTCTCATCGTCGGCCACACCGACGCGGTCGGTGGCTCCGACTACAACGAGGACCTCTCGATCCGCCGCGCCGAGGCGGCCGCGCGCTACCTGCGCAACCAGGGCGTGAACGAGAACATCC is a window of Candidatus Eisenbacteria bacterium DNA encoding:
- a CDS encoding OmpA family protein — translated: MATVLIVVGAAGCSSGARKGAAVGAVGGGAVGAVIGHATGNTARGAIIGAVVGGTAGAIIGDQMDKQAEELKQDIPGATVSRVGEGIAVTFASGLLFDFDSDIIRGEARSNLNALASNLDKYKERDLLIVGHTDAVGGSDYNEDLSIRRAEAAARYLRNQGVNENIQTRGRGEYEPIASNDTEDGRSQNRRVEIAIYASEALRQQALDQAASR